From Pelotomaculum schinkii, the proteins below share one genomic window:
- a CDS encoding class I SAM-dependent methyltransferase — protein MSSYLDAIASMDSGSLHPGGFHHTLKVLRDFSISRNDIVIDVGCGTGRTACHLAKTYGAHVFALDNSEKMLSKARSRAGREKADVHFVLGDVLDMPFRDQAADLVMIESVLVFLPVLKAVKECFRVLKRKGILVDVELLAKDSLPPEAREQVKAVCGLPQIPSFKEWRQAFEKAGFSQIAASCKNFPGPLDNLKEIFYGGNSLFSPELMIAANLSRPLQEYQGLMKRYRSHFGFGTFIYRKN, from the coding sequence ATGAGTTCATACCTTGATGCCATTGCCTCCATGGACAGCGGCAGTCTGCACCCGGGGGGATTTCACCATACCCTTAAAGTTCTGCGGGATTTTAGCATTTCACGTAACGATATTGTTATTGACGTAGGATGCGGGACAGGGCGAACCGCCTGCCACCTGGCAAAAACCTATGGAGCCCATGTTTTTGCCCTGGACAACTCAGAGAAAATGCTGTCTAAAGCCAGGTCAAGAGCCGGGCGGGAAAAGGCTGATGTGCATTTTGTCCTTGGCGACGTGCTGGATATGCCCTTTCGTGATCAAGCTGCCGACCTGGTTATGATTGAATCGGTATTGGTATTTTTGCCTGTGCTTAAAGCTGTTAAGGAGTGCTTCCGGGTTTTAAAGAGAAAGGGGATCCTGGTCGACGTTGAACTGCTGGCTAAAGATTCCCTCCCGCCTGAAGCCAGGGAACAGGTAAAAGCTGTCTGCGGTCTACCACAAATACCATCGTTCAAGGAATGGCGGCAGGCTTTCGAGAAGGCTGGTTTCAGCCAAATCGCGGCAAGCTGCAAGAATTTCCCGGGGCCGCTGGACAACTTGAAAGAAATCTTTTATGGCGGCAATTCGCTCTTTTCACCGGAATTAATGATTGCTGCGAATCTGTCACGGCCGCTTCAAGAGTATCAGGGTTTGATGAAAAGATACCGCAGCCACTTTGGCTTCGGAACCTTTATCTATAGAAAAAACTAA
- a CDS encoding mannosyltransferase family protein has protein sequence MKHVGYIYILNKLYIVFLIWLTREVLGPLLPASVDRIHQHVILDSLIHWDAGWFLRIAGQGYDFDSAPFFPLFPLMIRLLTFLTQDGAAAGFLISNTALFIACYYLYTLVKEDYSAEVAASTVFIMLFFPTAIFFSSIYSEAPFLAFALAAFHYGRRGKWVPAALLGACAALTRNIGVVLFFAFLYMQYEQEGYRLNIKKALPLALIPGALLIFMMVLWQSTGDPLAFAHSLNTEYWGYRHFAYPGAGQLLNLTLFLYENQYYALFESGMALLFLFLVIRSFQYIKDRSLLIFLVLGFLIPFSSVVDNVPLGMPRYIIILFPGYITLALLLRKNQIYQSYVIITTVVFSVVCAMFVAGRWIS, from the coding sequence TTGAAACATGTCGGCTACATATACATACTGAACAAACTTTACATCGTTTTTTTAATTTGGCTTACCAGGGAGGTCCTGGGTCCGTTACTGCCTGCGTCTGTGGATAGAATCCACCAGCATGTCATTCTTGATTCCTTAATTCACTGGGACGCAGGTTGGTTTCTGAGAATAGCAGGGCAGGGGTACGACTTTGACTCTGCGCCATTTTTCCCGTTGTTCCCGCTAATGATCCGCTTGCTTACTTTTTTAACCCAGGACGGGGCGGCAGCTGGTTTTCTAATTTCCAACACCGCTCTCTTTATTGCCTGTTATTATCTGTATACCCTGGTGAAAGAAGACTACAGCGCCGAAGTTGCCGCGTCCACCGTCTTTATCATGCTGTTTTTCCCGACGGCAATTTTTTTCTCCTCGATTTATTCCGAGGCGCCGTTTTTAGCCTTCGCTCTTGCCGCCTTTCATTATGGCAGGCGGGGGAAATGGGTGCCGGCTGCGCTTCTCGGCGCCTGCGCGGCCTTGACCCGTAATATTGGGGTGGTCCTGTTCTTTGCTTTCCTGTATATGCAGTATGAGCAGGAAGGGTACAGGCTCAATATCAAAAAAGCTTTGCCGCTTGCCCTTATTCCCGGGGCTTTGCTCATTTTTATGATGGTATTGTGGCAGTCCACGGGTGACCCGCTGGCTTTTGCCCACTCGCTGAATACCGAGTACTGGGGCTACCGTCATTTCGCCTATCCGGGCGCCGGGCAGCTTCTCAACCTGACTCTGTTTTTGTATGAAAACCAATATTACGCTCTCTTTGAATCAGGCATGGCCCTTTTGTTCCTCTTCCTGGTAATCAGGAGCTTTCAGTATATTAAAGACCGTTCGCTGCTGATTTTTCTGGTCCTGGGTTTTCTAATCCCGTTTTCTTCAGTAGTTGACAACGTGCCGCTTGGTATGCCCAGGTACATCATTATCCTCTTCCCCGGTTATATCACCCTGGCGCTATTGCTCCGTAAAAACCAAATCTACCAGTCTTATGTAATTATAACAACAGTCGTGTTCTCGGTCGTCTGCGCCATGTTTGTAGCTGGAAGATGGATTAGTTGA
- a CDS encoding GtrA family protein, producing MVLFVQGECEFTENIFQLCKFALVGCLNTFIDWAVYFAIVKLYPVESIYFYTAAKGLSYFCGILNSYFLNRCWTFKTIHDHHEGGRFIRFVLVNAVGLGINSASIYIFLNLNLAQMTALFLATAIAFTFNFTLSKLWVFRKGKMVAKVSRG from the coding sequence ATGGTTCTGTTTGTACAAGGAGAGTGTGAGTTTACGGAAAATATTTTTCAATTATGCAAATTTGCTCTGGTAGGATGCTTAAATACTTTTATCGACTGGGCTGTCTATTTTGCCATTGTAAAATTATATCCTGTTGAGAGTATCTACTTTTACACAGCGGCTAAAGGCTTGAGTTACTTTTGCGGCATACTCAACAGCTACTTTCTAAACCGGTGCTGGACTTTTAAGACAATCCACGACCACCATGAGGGTGGCAGGTTTATTAGGTTCGTGCTGGTAAACGCCGTAGGTCTGGGTATCAACAGCGCGTCGATCTATATTTTCCTTAATTTAAATCTGGCCCAGATGACAGCCCTGTTTTTAGCGACGGCTATTGCTTTTACTTTCAACTTTACCCTCAGCAAGCTGTGGGTCTTCCGGAAAGGCAAGATGGTGGCCAAGGTCTCCAGGGGGTAA
- a CDS encoding glycosyltransferase family 2 protein: protein MKKYPITIFFPCYNEEQNVTRITLEAIEVARRISDDYEIIIVNDGSRDRTGEIAERLAKENPAVRVIHHDGNKGYGAALQTGFKNASKELVFYTDGDGQFKIEEITRLLPLIEEADIVSGRRTCRQDSFMRKVNAFLWGALVNALFKINVKDVDSAFKLYRRKIFDEITLTSQGALIDTEILAKARAKGYTITEVGVSHFPRVAGEQTGAKLSVILRAFKELFALKSSFSPRSE, encoded by the coding sequence ATGAAGAAGTACCCTATTACCATATTTTTCCCTTGTTATAACGAAGAACAAAATGTGACCAGGATAACGTTGGAAGCGATTGAGGTTGCACGCAGGATATCCGATGATTACGAAATTATTATTGTAAACGACGGCAGCCGGGATCGTACCGGTGAAATTGCAGAACGCCTGGCCAAAGAAAACCCCGCGGTGAGAGTAATTCACCACGACGGCAACAAGGGTTACGGCGCAGCCCTGCAAACGGGGTTCAAGAATGCCTCCAAGGAGCTGGTTTTCTATACAGACGGGGATGGCCAGTTCAAAATAGAGGAGATTACCAGACTTCTGCCTCTTATTGAAGAAGCAGATATCGTCTCAGGCCGCAGGACCTGCCGGCAGGATTCTTTTATGCGCAAGGTCAATGCCTTTTTGTGGGGGGCTCTCGTTAATGCTCTCTTTAAAATCAACGTGAAGGATGTTGATTCAGCCTTTAAACTATACAGGCGCAAAATATTTGATGAGATTACCCTTACTTCACAGGGCGCCTTAATCGATACCGAGATACTAGCCAAAGCCAGAGCCAAAGGCTATACTATAACCGAGGTGGGGGTAAGCCATTTCCCCCGCGTGGCAGGAGAGCAGACCGGGGCCAAGTTATCTGTGATTTTGAGGGCGTTTAAAGAATTGTTTGCCTTGAAAAGCAGTTTTTCTCCACGGTCTGAATAA
- a CDS encoding DUF378 domain-containing protein, with the protein MEWLNRLALALVIIGALNWLLVGVFEWDLVAAIFGGNTLRQSSDFSRFIYSIVGLAGLYAISFFFKENALVRNKQ; encoded by the coding sequence ATGGAATGGTTAAACCGCTTGGCTTTGGCTCTGGTCATTATCGGCGCCTTGAACTGGCTGCTGGTGGGAGTCTTTGAATGGGATCTGGTAGCCGCTATTTTTGGGGGCAATACGCTCAGGCAATCTTCTGACTTTAGCCGGTTTATTTATTCGATTGTTGGACTGGCGGGTCTCTACGCAATCTCATTCTTCTTCAAGGAAAACGCGCTGGTGAGAAACAAGCAGTAA